In Streptomyces dangxiongensis, one DNA window encodes the following:
- the thrC gene encoding threonine synthase, whose translation MTHQWRGIIEEYRDRLPVSDTTPVVTLREGGTPLVPAQVLSERTGCEVHLKVEGANPTGSFKDRGMTMAISRAKEEGAKAVICASTGNTSASAAAYAVRAGMVSAVLVPQGKIALGKMGQALVHGAKILQVDGNFDDCLTLARALSENYPVALVNSVNPVRIEGQKTAAFEIVDMLGDAPDIHVLPVGNAGNITAYWKGYREYAADGIAARTPRMWGFQASGSAPIVRGEIVKDPSTIATAIRIGNPASWQYALAARDESGGAIDEVTDREILRAYRLLAAQEGVFVEPASAASVAGLLKAAEQGKVDPGQRIVCTVTGNGLKDPDWAVAGAPQPVTVPVDAATAAERLGLA comes from the coding sequence ATGACCCACCAGTGGCGCGGAATCATCGAGGAGTACCGGGACAGGCTTCCGGTATCCGACACCACGCCGGTCGTGACGCTCCGCGAGGGCGGCACACCCCTCGTGCCCGCGCAGGTGCTCTCCGAGCGCACGGGCTGCGAGGTCCACCTGAAGGTGGAGGGAGCCAACCCCACCGGGTCCTTCAAGGACCGCGGCATGACCATGGCCATCAGCAGGGCCAAGGAGGAGGGGGCCAAGGCGGTCATCTGCGCCTCCACCGGCAACACCTCCGCCTCCGCCGCCGCGTACGCCGTGCGCGCCGGCATGGTGTCCGCGGTCCTCGTGCCGCAGGGCAAGATCGCGCTCGGCAAGATGGGCCAGGCCCTCGTGCACGGCGCGAAGATCCTCCAGGTGGACGGCAATTTCGACGACTGCCTCACCCTCGCGCGCGCACTGAGCGAGAACTACCCGGTGGCGCTGGTGAATTCGGTCAACCCGGTGCGCATCGAGGGCCAGAAGACGGCCGCCTTCGAGATCGTGGACATGCTCGGCGACGCGCCGGACATCCATGTCCTGCCGGTCGGCAACGCGGGCAACATCACGGCCTACTGGAAGGGCTACCGGGAGTACGCCGCCGACGGCATCGCCGCCCGGACGCCCCGCATGTGGGGTTTCCAGGCCTCCGGCAGCGCCCCGATCGTGCGCGGCGAGATCGTCAAGGACCCGTCGACCATCGCCACCGCCATCCGCATCGGCAACCCCGCCTCCTGGCAGTACGCCCTGGCCGCGCGGGACGAGTCCGGCGGTGCCATCGACGAGGTGACGGACCGTGAAATCCTGCGCGCCTACCGGCTGTTGGCCGCACAGGAGGGTGTCTTCGTGGAGCCCGCCTCCGCCGCCTCCGTGGCCGGTCTGCTCAAGGCCGCCGAACAGGGCAAGGTCGACCCGGGGCAGCGCATCGTGTGCACCGTCACCGGCAACGGCCTGAAGGACCCCGACTGGGCCGTCGCCGGCGCCCCGCAGCCGGTCACCGTCCCGGTCGACGCGGCCACCGCGGCGGAGCGCCTCGGCCTCGCCTGA
- a CDS encoding CopG family transcriptional regulator, with product MSEPTQKYSITMPRDIADAARARSGPSGLSAYVAAAVARQIERDNLNELIQVAEAEHGPITEDEVQAVRDQLHHARAQQAGDGKSAA from the coding sequence ATGAGCGAGCCCACTCAGAAGTACTCGATCACGATGCCCCGGGACATCGCCGACGCCGCCCGCGCCCGCAGTGGCCCTTCCGGCCTGTCCGCCTATGTCGCCGCCGCCGTCGCCCGGCAGATCGAGCGTGACAACCTCAACGAACTCATCCAGGTCGCGGAGGCGGAACACGGCCCCATCACCGAGGACGAGGTGCAGGCCGTGCGCGATCAGCTGCACCACGCACGCGCGCAGCAGGCCGGTGACGGGAAGAGTGCGGCGTGA
- the nrtL gene encoding ArgS-related anticodon-binding protein NrtL: MTPVELSRTVLHAVRRAVDDGELSVTVPERAVVGEPGPGGCGDYATTIALQLARPAGQPPLRVAEILRPRLADAAGIRDVVVTGPGFLNITLAAQADPVSGLVREILDKGVRYGHGDALAGQVVALRVPYEVRAEVVADVVVRLVGAQGGRATVEHGEPVDLRPVPAPEDPAPLGPDAARWALLHPAPHDRPRISADHLVQRENNPLFRVRYAHARIRSLSRNAVRLGFAAEPGPVAATRHGHPIGDAGATHHGDDVPTTAAPRHGDDALDDAAPRHGDGTPDAGGAHYGHPAAAHYAHPTGDAALRPLLTSLADHPRILAAAATHRAPDRVARHLVTVADAVLPFLPSVLPLGEEKPSAAHRARLALAEAAGTVLAGGLSLLGIDAPEHL; the protein is encoded by the coding sequence GTGACACCCGTCGAGCTCTCCCGCACCGTGCTGCACGCGGTGCGTCGTGCTGTCGACGACGGAGAGCTGAGCGTGACCGTGCCCGAGCGGGCCGTGGTGGGCGAGCCGGGGCCCGGAGGCTGCGGGGACTACGCCACCACCATCGCGCTCCAGCTCGCCCGGCCGGCCGGGCAGCCCCCGCTGCGGGTCGCCGAGATCCTGCGGCCCCGCCTCGCCGACGCCGCCGGCATCCGGGACGTCGTCGTCACCGGGCCCGGGTTCCTCAACATCACCCTCGCCGCGCAGGCCGATCCCGTGAGCGGGCTGGTGCGCGAGATCCTCGACAAGGGCGTCCGGTACGGGCACGGGGACGCCCTCGCCGGGCAGGTCGTCGCGCTGCGCGTGCCGTACGAGGTACGGGCCGAGGTCGTCGCCGACGTGGTCGTACGGCTCGTCGGGGCGCAGGGCGGCCGGGCCACCGTCGAGCACGGCGAACCCGTGGACCTGCGGCCCGTGCCCGCCCCGGAGGACCCCGCCCCGCTCGGCCCCGACGCCGCCCGGTGGGCCCTGCTCCACCCGGCCCCGCACGACCGGCCCCGGATCAGCGCCGACCATCTGGTGCAGCGGGAGAACAACCCCCTCTTCCGTGTCCGGTACGCCCACGCCCGTATCCGGTCCCTCAGCCGCAACGCCGTCCGCCTTGGCTTCGCCGCCGAACCCGGGCCCGTGGCAGCCACCCGCCACGGCCACCCCATCGGAGACGCCGGTGCCACCCACCACGGCGACGACGTGCCCACCACCGCCGCCCCTCGTCACGGGGACGACGCCCTGGACGACGCTGCCCCTCGTCACGGTGACGGCACCCCGGACGCCGGTGGGGCCCACTACGGCCACCCCGCTGCCGCCCACTACGCCCACCCCACCGGGGACGCTGCCCTCCGCCCGCTTCTGACTTCCCTCGCCGACCACCCCCGCATCCTCGCCGCGGCCGCCACCCACCGTGCCCCGGACCGGGTTGCCCGGCATCTCGTGACCGTCGCCGATGCCGTGCTGCCCTTTCTGCCCTCCGTGCTTCCCCTCGGGGAGGAGAAACCCTCGGCCGCCCACCGTGCCCGGCTGGCCCTCGCCGAAGCTGCCGGGACGGTGCTGGCCGGCGGCCTGTCCCTGCTCGGCATCGACGCACCCGAACATCTCTGA
- the lysA gene encoding diaminopimelate decarboxylase produces MSRSAHPAGPRHADVLPEGHYSGPPADLNTLDPKVWARTVGRNDDGVLTVGGIPATRLAEEFGTPAYILDEADFRARARAWRTAFGPDADVFYAGKAFLSRAVVRWLYEEGLNLDVCSGGELATALSAGMPPERIAFHGNNKSVAEITRAVEAGVGRVVLDSFQEIVRVAHIAQSLGRRQPVQIRITVGVEAHTHEFIATAHEDQKFGIPLAGGQAAEAVRRALYLDGLELIGIHSHIGSQIFDMSGFEVAAHRVVRLLRDVRDEHGVELPEIDLGGGLGIAYTSDDDPREPHEIAKALTEIVTRECDAAGLRTPRISVEPGRAIVGPTAFTLYEVGTVKPLEGLRTYVSVDGGMSDNIRTALYDAEYSVALVSRASDAEPVLARVVGKHCESGDIVVKDAFLPADLAPGDLIAVPATGAYCRSMASNYNHVLRPPVVAVRDGEARVIVRRETEEDLLRLDVG; encoded by the coding sequence ATGAGCCGTTCCGCCCATCCCGCCGGGCCCCGCCACGCCGACGTCCTGCCCGAGGGGCACTACTCCGGCCCGCCCGCCGACCTCAACACCCTCGACCCCAAGGTGTGGGCCCGGACCGTCGGCCGTAACGACGACGGCGTCCTCACCGTCGGCGGGATCCCCGCCACCCGGCTCGCCGAGGAGTTCGGCACCCCCGCCTACATCCTCGACGAGGCCGACTTCCGGGCTCGTGCCCGCGCCTGGCGTACCGCGTTCGGCCCGGACGCCGACGTGTTCTACGCCGGGAAGGCCTTCCTTTCCCGGGCCGTCGTGCGGTGGCTGTACGAGGAGGGGCTCAATCTCGACGTCTGCTCGGGCGGCGAGCTGGCCACCGCCCTGAGCGCCGGCATGCCTCCCGAACGCATCGCCTTCCACGGCAACAACAAGTCCGTCGCGGAGATCACCCGGGCCGTCGAGGCGGGCGTCGGACGCGTCGTCCTCGACTCCTTCCAGGAGATCGTGCGGGTCGCGCACATCGCGCAGTCGCTCGGCCGGCGCCAGCCGGTCCAGATCCGGATCACCGTGGGCGTGGAGGCACACACCCACGAGTTCATCGCCACCGCCCACGAGGACCAGAAGTTCGGGATCCCGCTCGCCGGGGGGCAGGCCGCGGAGGCCGTGCGCAGGGCGCTGTACCTCGACGGGCTGGAACTGATCGGGATCCACTCCCACATCGGGTCGCAGATCTTCGACATGTCCGGTTTCGAGGTCGCCGCCCACCGCGTGGTCCGGCTGCTGCGGGACGTCCGGGACGAGCACGGGGTCGAGCTGCCCGAGATCGACCTGGGCGGCGGGCTCGGTATCGCCTACACCAGCGACGACGACCCCCGTGAGCCGCACGAGATCGCCAAGGCGCTCACCGAGATCGTCACGCGCGAGTGCGACGCGGCCGGGCTGCGGACCCCGCGGATCTCCGTCGAGCCGGGGCGGGCCATCGTCGGGCCGACCGCCTTCACGCTCTACGAGGTCGGCACCGTGAAGCCGCTGGAGGGGCTGCGGACGTACGTGTCCGTCGACGGCGGCATGTCCGACAACATCCGGACGGCGCTGTACGACGCCGAGTACAGCGTCGCGCTGGTGTCGCGGGCCTCCGACGCCGAGCCCGTGCTCGCCCGCGTCGTCGGCAAGCACTGCGAGAGCGGGGACATCGTGGTCAAGGACGCGTTCCTGCCCGCGGACCTGGCGCCGGGCGACCTGATCGCCGTACCGGCGACGGGCGCGTACTGCCGGTCCATGGCCAGCAATTACAACCACGTGCTCCGGCCGCCGGTCGTCGCCGTGCGGGACGGCGAGGCCCGGGTGATCGTCCGGCGCGAGACGGAGGAGGACCTCCTGCGTCTCGACGTCGGGTGA
- a CDS encoding type I restriction-modification system subunit M, with protein sequence MITGDIKARIDRVWDTFWSGGISNPTDVIEQITYLLFIRRLDDLHTAALQRAQVLGRPVTGGIFPEGTDEQGRDWNDLRWSVFRNLDPDRMYEVVDKRVFPFLQTLGVDGSTFSQHMEHARLTVPNAYMLDKVVGLLSDIPMQNRDTNGDLYEYMLGKLSTSGTNGQFRTPRHIIDLMVNMTAPRADDVIIDPACGTAGFLVVAEEYVRRHHAQVLRTEEGRRHFHHDMFHGFDTDPHMLRIGSMNMLLHGIENPDIQHRDSLSQQAGHDEDKYSLILANPPFAGSLDYEQVSKDLLRDLKTRKTELLFLALFLRLLKPGGRAAVVVPDGVLFGSSAAHRKLRRTLVEDHHLSAIVKLPSGVFKPYAGVSTAILFFTRTGVGGTDDVWFYDVKSDGMSLDDKRTMLVPADRFGPVPAGEFVEADHERNNLPDVLRRWAERETSERSRPRTEQSFTVPRAEIAANDYDLSINRYKEVVHEEVEYPEPADIIENLKKLDAQIRTGLEELEGMLA encoded by the coding sequence GTGATCACCGGTGACATCAAGGCCAGGATCGACCGCGTCTGGGACACGTTCTGGTCGGGCGGAATCTCCAATCCCACGGACGTGATCGAGCAGATCACCTACCTGCTGTTCATCCGCCGCCTGGACGACCTGCACACCGCCGCGCTCCAGCGTGCTCAGGTGCTCGGCCGGCCCGTCACCGGCGGGATCTTCCCCGAGGGCACCGACGAGCAGGGCCGGGACTGGAACGACCTGCGCTGGTCGGTGTTCCGCAACCTCGATCCCGACCGCATGTACGAGGTCGTGGACAAGCGGGTCTTCCCGTTCCTCCAGACCCTGGGTGTGGACGGTTCCACGTTCTCGCAGCACATGGAGCACGCCCGGCTGACCGTCCCGAACGCGTACATGCTCGACAAGGTCGTCGGGCTGCTGTCGGACATCCCGATGCAGAACCGGGACACCAACGGCGACCTGTACGAGTACATGCTCGGCAAGCTGTCCACCTCGGGGACCAACGGCCAGTTCCGTACGCCGCGGCACATCATCGATCTGATGGTCAACATGACGGCTCCCCGCGCGGACGACGTCATCATCGACCCGGCCTGCGGCACCGCCGGCTTCCTGGTCGTGGCCGAGGAGTACGTGCGCAGGCACCACGCGCAGGTGTTGCGGACCGAGGAAGGGCGCCGGCACTTCCACCACGACATGTTCCACGGTTTCGACACCGACCCGCACATGCTGCGCATCGGCTCGATGAACATGCTGCTGCACGGGATCGAGAACCCCGACATCCAGCACCGGGACTCCCTGTCCCAGCAGGCGGGCCACGACGAGGACAAGTACTCGCTCATCCTGGCCAATCCGCCGTTCGCCGGGTCGCTGGACTACGAGCAGGTCAGCAAGGACCTGCTCAGGGACCTCAAGACCAGGAAGACCGAGCTGCTGTTCCTGGCGTTGTTCCTGCGGCTGCTCAAGCCGGGCGGCCGGGCGGCGGTGGTCGTGCCGGACGGTGTGCTGTTCGGTTCCTCGGCGGCGCACCGCAAGCTTCGCAGGACGCTGGTGGAGGACCACCATCTGTCGGCGATCGTCAAGCTGCCCTCCGGGGTCTTCAAGCCGTACGCGGGCGTCTCCACCGCGATCCTGTTCTTCACCAGGACCGGCGTGGGCGGCACGGACGACGTGTGGTTCTACGACGTGAAGTCCGACGGCATGAGCCTCGACGACAAGCGCACGATGCTGGTGCCGGCGGACCGGTTCGGCCCGGTGCCCGCCGGTGAGTTCGTGGAGGCCGACCACGAGCGGAACAACCTGCCCGACGTCCTGCGCCGCTGGGCCGAGCGCGAGACGTCCGAGAGGTCACGCCCGCGCACGGAGCAGTCCTTCACGGTCCCCCGGGCCGAGATAGCGGCGAACGACTACGACCTCTCCATCAACCGGTACAAGGAAGTGGTGCACGAGGAGGTCGAGTATCCCGAGCCCGCCGACATCATCGAGAACCTGAAGAAGCTGGACGCCCAGATCCGTACGGGTCTCGAGGAGCTGGAAGGGATGCTCGCGTGA
- the thrB gene encoding homoserine kinase, whose protein sequence is MAGPAFRAAAVRVRVPATSANLGPGFDALGLALGLYDDVVVRVADSGLHIDIAGEGGETLPRDESHLLVRSLRTAFDLLGGQPRGLEIVCANRIPHGRGLGSSSAAICAGIVAARAVTIGGEARLDDAALLELATEIEGHPDNVAACLLGGFTLSWMEAGAARAIRMEPHRSIVPVVFVPGKPVLTETARGLLPRSVPHVDAAANAGRAALLVEALTRRPELLLPATEDRLHQEYRAPAMPDSAALVERLRADGVPAVISGAGPTVMALADAGTADKVEALAGAEWAANRLDLDVQGASVLPLAP, encoded by the coding sequence ATGGCCGGTCCAGCGTTCCGCGCCGCCGCCGTCCGGGTGCGCGTTCCCGCCACCAGCGCCAACCTCGGCCCCGGCTTCGACGCCCTGGGCCTCGCGCTGGGGCTCTACGACGACGTGGTCGTCCGGGTGGCCGACTCCGGGCTGCACATCGACATCGCGGGCGAGGGCGGCGAGACCCTCCCGCGGGACGAGAGCCACCTCCTCGTCCGCTCCCTGCGCACGGCTTTCGACCTGCTGGGCGGACAGCCCCGGGGCCTGGAGATCGTCTGCGCCAACCGCATCCCGCACGGGCGGGGCCTCGGTTCCTCCTCCGCCGCCATCTGCGCCGGCATCGTCGCCGCCCGTGCGGTGACCATAGGCGGCGAGGCCCGCCTGGACGACGCCGCGCTGCTGGAGCTGGCCACCGAGATCGAGGGCCACCCCGACAACGTGGCCGCGTGTCTGCTCGGCGGCTTCACCCTGTCCTGGATGGAGGCCGGCGCCGCCCGGGCCATCAGGATGGAGCCCCACCGTTCCATCGTTCCGGTGGTTTTCGTGCCCGGGAAGCCGGTCCTCACCGAGACCGCGCGCGGCCTGCTCCCGCGCTCCGTGCCGCACGTCGACGCCGCCGCCAACGCGGGCCGTGCGGCCCTGCTCGTCGAGGCGCTGACCCGGCGCCCCGAGCTGCTGCTGCCCGCCACCGAGGACCGTCTGCACCAGGAGTACCGCGCCCCGGCGATGCCGGACAGCGCGGCGCTGGTGGAGCGGCTGCGCGCCGACGGCGTCCCGGCCGTCATCTCCGGCGCCGGACCGACCGTCATGGCCCTCGCCGACGCCGGCACCGCCGACAAGGTGGAAGCCCTGGCCGGCGCCGAGTGGGCCGCCAACCGGCTGGACCTCGACGTTCAAGGAGCGAGCGTGCTGCCGCTTGCGCCCTGA
- the rho gene encoding transcription termination factor Rho encodes MSDTTDLMGARVEETAAAPSTDASAPATGAGSRRRRGTGLEGMVLAELQQVASGLGIRGTARMRKSQLIEVIKEAQASGGAAPKAETATETKPKRRATSKARTGDSAESAEKKAETRSEAPADKAVAQQQIEIPGQPAGGPSRASEAERGADDAPVERRRRRATADAGSPAGSGADTVVAEARSEPKAETPAQQQSQQGDAKGDAGDGEGRGRRDRRERGRDRDRDRRGKGDEQQQGQGGGRQDRQDRQDRQQPGQQQGGGRQDRDRDRQQQDDDDFEGGRRGRRGRYRDRRGRRGRDEIAEPQVTDDDVLIPVAGILDILDNYAFIRTSGYLPGPNDVYVSLAQVRKNGLRKGDHLTGAVRQPKEGERREKFNALVRLDSVNGMAPEHGRGRPEFNKLTPLYPQDRLRLETDPGVLTTRIIDLVAPIGKGQRGLIVAPPKTGKTMIMQAIANAITHNNPECHLMVVLVDERPEEVTDMQRSVKGEVISSTFDRPAEDHTTVAELAIERAKRLVELGHDVVVLLDSITRLGRAYNLAAPASGRILSGGVDSTALYPPKRFFGAARNIEDGGSLTILATALVDTGSRMDEVIFEEFKGTGNAELKLDRKLADKRIFPAVDVDASGTRKEEILLGSDELAVTWKLRRVLHALDQQQAIELLLDKMKQTKSNGEFLMQIQKTTPTPGNGD; translated from the coding sequence GTGAGCGACACCACCGATCTGATGGGCGCACGTGTCGAGGAGACCGCTGCCGCGCCCTCCACGGACGCCTCCGCGCCTGCCACCGGTGCCGGGTCCCGGCGGCGCCGCGGTACCGGCCTCGAGGGCATGGTGCTGGCCGAGCTTCAGCAGGTCGCCTCGGGCCTCGGTATCAGGGGCACCGCGCGGATGCGCAAGAGCCAGCTGATCGAGGTCATCAAGGAGGCGCAGGCCTCCGGGGGCGCCGCCCCCAAGGCCGAGACCGCCACCGAGACCAAGCCGAAGCGCCGGGCCACCTCCAAGGCCCGTACGGGCGACTCCGCCGAGAGCGCGGAGAAGAAGGCCGAGACCCGGTCCGAGGCGCCCGCCGACAAGGCCGTGGCCCAGCAGCAGATCGAGATCCCCGGCCAGCCCGCCGGGGGCCCCTCCCGCGCGAGCGAGGCCGAGCGCGGGGCGGACGACGCCCCGGTCGAGCGCCGTCGCCGCCGCGCCACCGCCGACGCGGGCAGCCCGGCCGGCAGCGGCGCCGACACCGTCGTCGCCGAGGCCAGGAGCGAGCCCAAGGCCGAGACGCCCGCGCAGCAGCAGTCGCAGCAGGGTGACGCCAAGGGCGACGCCGGTGACGGCGAGGGCCGTGGCCGCCGCGACCGCCGCGAGCGCGGCCGGGACCGCGACCGCGACCGCCGTGGCAAGGGCGACGAGCAGCAGCAGGGCCAGGGCGGCGGCCGTCAGGACCGCCAGGACCGCCAGGACCGTCAGCAGCCGGGCCAGCAGCAGGGCGGGGGCCGCCAGGACCGCGACCGCGACCGCCAGCAGCAGGACGACGACGACTTCGAGGGCGGCCGCCGCGGCCGTCGGGGCCGCTACCGTGACCGCCGTGGCCGCCGTGGCCGCGACGAGATCGCCGAGCCGCAGGTCACCGACGACGACGTGCTGATCCCCGTCGCCGGCATCCTGGACATCCTGGACAACTACGCGTTCATCCGGACCTCCGGCTACCTGCCCGGCCCGAACGACGTGTACGTCTCCCTCGCCCAGGTCCGCAAGAACGGCCTGCGCAAGGGCGACCACCTCACCGGCGCGGTCCGGCAGCCCAAGGAGGGCGAGCGCCGCGAGAAGTTCAACGCGCTGGTCCGCCTCGACTCCGTCAACGGCATGGCGCCCGAACACGGCCGTGGCCGCCCGGAGTTCAACAAGCTGACCCCGCTCTACCCGCAGGACCGCCTCCGCCTGGAGACCGACCCGGGCGTGCTGACGACCCGGATCATCGACCTCGTCGCGCCGATCGGCAAGGGCCAGCGCGGTCTGATCGTGGCCCCGCCGAAGACCGGCAAGACCATGATCATGCAGGCGATCGCCAACGCGATCACGCACAACAACCCCGAGTGCCACCTGATGGTCGTCCTTGTCGACGAGCGTCCGGAAGAGGTCACCGACATGCAGCGGTCGGTGAAGGGCGAGGTCATCTCCTCGACCTTCGACCGCCCGGCCGAGGACCACACCACGGTCGCCGAGCTGGCCATCGAGCGTGCCAAGCGTCTCGTGGAGCTGGGTCACGACGTCGTCGTGCTGCTCGACTCGATCACGCGTCTGGGCCGTGCGTACAACCTTGCCGCCCCGGCCTCCGGCCGCATCCTGTCCGGTGGTGTCGACTCGACGGCCCTCTACCCGCCGAAGCGCTTCTTCGGCGCGGCGCGGAACATCGAGGACGGCGGCTCGCTCACCATCCTCGCCACCGCGCTGGTGGACACCGGGTCCCGCATGGACGAGGTCATCTTCGAGGAGTTCAAGGGCACCGGCAACGCGGAGCTCAAGCTCGACCGGAAGCTCGCCGACAAGCGCATCTTCCCGGCGGTGGACGTCGACGCGTCCGGTACCCGTAAGGAAGAGATCCTGCTCGGCAGCGACGAGCTGGCCGTCACCTGGAAGCTGCGGCGGGTGCTGCACGCGCTGGACCAGCAGCAGGCCATCGAGCTGCTGCTGGACAAGATGAAGC
- a CDS encoding homoserine dehydrogenase encodes MMRTRPLKVALLGCGVVGSEVARIMTTHADDLAARIGAPVELAGVAVRRPSKVREGIDPALVTTDATALVKRGDIDVVVEVIGGIEPARTLITTAFEHGASVVSANKALLAQDGAALHAAAGQHGKDLYYEAAVAGAIPLIRPLRESLAGDKVNRVLGIVNGTTNFILDKMDSTGAGYQEALDEATALGYAEADPTADVEGFDAAAKAAILAGIAFHTRVRLDDVYREGMTEVTAADFRSATEMGCTIKLLAICERARDGASVTARVHPAMIPLSHPLASVRGAYNAVFVESDAAGQLMFYGPGAGGSPTASAVLGDLVAVCRNRLNGTTGPGESAYADLTVSSMGEVVTRYHISLDVADKPGVLAQVATVFAEHGVSIDTVRQQGKDGEASLVVVTHRASDASLTGTVEALRKLDTVRGVASIMRVEGE; translated from the coding sequence ATGATGCGTACGCGTCCGCTGAAGGTGGCGCTGCTGGGCTGTGGAGTGGTCGGCTCAGAGGTGGCGCGCATCATGACGACGCACGCCGACGACCTCGCCGCCCGGATCGGCGCCCCGGTGGAACTCGCGGGCGTCGCGGTCCGGCGGCCCTCCAAGGTCCGGGAGGGCATCGACCCGGCCCTCGTCACCACCGACGCCACCGCCCTCGTCAAACGCGGCGACATCGACGTGGTCGTCGAGGTCATCGGCGGGATCGAGCCCGCGCGGACCCTCATCACCACCGCCTTCGAACACGGCGCCTCCGTCGTCTCCGCCAACAAGGCGCTGCTCGCCCAGGACGGGGCCGCGCTGCACGCCGCCGCCGGACAGCACGGCAAGGACCTCTACTACGAGGCCGCCGTCGCCGGTGCCATCCCGCTGATCCGGCCGCTGCGCGAGTCCCTCGCCGGCGACAAGGTCAACCGCGTCCTCGGCATCGTCAACGGGACCACCAACTTCATCCTCGACAAGATGGACTCCACGGGGGCGGGCTACCAGGAGGCCCTGGACGAAGCCACCGCCCTCGGGTACGCGGAGGCCGACCCGACCGCCGACGTCGAGGGCTTCGACGCCGCCGCCAAGGCCGCGATCCTCGCCGGCATCGCCTTCCACACCCGCGTGCGGCTCGACGACGTCTACCGCGAGGGCATGACCGAGGTCACCGCCGCCGACTTCCGCTCGGCCACCGAGATGGGCTGCACCATCAAGCTGCTCGCCATCTGTGAGCGCGCCAGGGACGGGGCGTCGGTCACCGCGCGCGTGCATCCGGCGATGATCCCGCTCAGCCACCCGCTCGCCTCGGTGCGCGGCGCGTACAACGCCGTCTTCGTGGAGTCCGACGCGGCCGGGCAGCTCATGTTCTACGGCCCCGGCGCCGGCGGTTCCCCGACCGCCTCCGCCGTCCTCGGCGACCTGGTCGCCGTCTGCCGCAACCGGCTCAACGGCACCACCGGGCCCGGTGAGTCGGCGTACGCCGACCTGACCGTCTCCTCGATGGGAGAGGTCGTCACCCGGTACCACATCAGCCTCGACGTGGCCGACAAACCGGGCGTGCTCGCCCAGGTCGCCACCGTCTTCGCCGAGCACGGCGTCTCCATCGACACCGTTCGGCAGCAGGGCAAGGACGGCGAGGCATCCCTCGTCGTCGTCACCCACCGGGCCTCCGACGCCTCCCTCACCGGTACCGTCGAGGCACTGCGCAAGCTCGACACCGTGCGGGGTGTCGCCAGCATCATGCGGGTTGAAGGAGAGTAA
- a CDS encoding type II toxin-antitoxin system VapC family toxin yields MTPPSATPGGTLVLDSEGLAKAVLRDRTVTVWLALARADDLRVITSAATLVEVVHPRVNRPALEWTLSRVIVEPVTEPIARHASALLAEAGLHGHRHAIDAMLSATALAAPGPVTILTSDPEDLNALCGSRATVIKI; encoded by the coding sequence GTGACGCCTCCGTCGGCCACCCCAGGCGGCACGCTGGTGCTCGACAGCGAAGGACTGGCCAAGGCCGTGCTGCGGGACCGAACGGTCACCGTCTGGCTCGCCCTCGCCCGCGCCGACGACCTGCGCGTGATCACGTCCGCGGCCACCCTGGTGGAAGTCGTTCACCCACGCGTCAACCGCCCCGCACTGGAATGGACCCTCTCCCGCGTCATCGTGGAGCCGGTCACCGAACCGATCGCCCGCCATGCTTCAGCCCTTCTGGCCGAGGCCGGCCTGCACGGCCACAGGCATGCGATCGATGCCATGCTGAGCGCGACCGCCCTCGCCGCCCCCGGGCCCGTCACCATCCTCACGTCGGACCCGGAAGATCTCAACGCACTCTGCGGGTCGCGCGCGACGGTCATCAAGATCTGA